Proteins found in one Arachis stenosperma cultivar V10309 chromosome 8, arast.V10309.gnm1.PFL2, whole genome shotgun sequence genomic segment:
- the LOC130946417 gene encoding probable WRKY transcription factor 50, translating to MSSDKNKKAADSPESGDSSNQWFFELSDYLKLNDDDDDQWPDDDNVPPPLPEAEPLFFPNTNEVGDFGASGSSGSNHLQGSSNAREVSGSEKKDASRERVAFKTKSEVEILDDGYRWRKYGKKMVKNSPNPRNYYRCTVDGCPVKKRVERDREDPTYVITTYEGNHTHPTS from the exons atgaGTAGTGATAAGAATAAAAAAGCAGCAGATTCACCTGAAAGCGGTGATTCCAGCAACCAGTGGTTCTTTGAGCTCTCTGACTACTTGAAGctgaatgatgatgatgatgatcaatgGCCAGACGATGATAATGTTCCACCACCACTACCAGAAGCAGAGCCATTATTTTTTCCCAATACTAATGAAGTTGGAGATTTTGGAGCAAGTGGCAGCAGCGGCAGTAACCACCTTCAAGGGTCTTCTAATGCTC GAGAGGTTAGTGGAAGTGAGAAGAAAGATGCTAGTAGGGAGAGAGTTGCATTCAAAACCAAGTCCGAGGTTGAAATACTAGACGATGGTTACAGGTGGAGGAAGTATGGAAAGAAAATGGTTAAGAACAGCCCAAACCCAAG aAACTACTATAGGTGTACAGTGGATGGATGTCCGGTAAAGAAGAGAGTTGAAAGAGACAGGGAAGATCCCACATATGTAATTACAACCTACGAAGGAAATCATACTCACCCAACATCGTAG